The Manis javanica isolate MJ-LG chromosome 4, MJ_LKY, whole genome shotgun sequence genome contains a region encoding:
- the SEPTIN9 gene encoding septin-9 isoform X5: MADTPRDVGLKQAPVPRNEKAPVDFGYVGIDSILEQMRRKAMKQGFEFNIMVVGQSGLGKSTLINTLFKSKISRKSVQPTSEERIPKTIEIKSITHDIEEKGVRMKLTVIDTPGFGDHINNENCWQPIMKFINDQYEKYLQEEVNINRKKRIPDTRVHCCLYFIPATGHSLRPLDIEFMKRLSKVVNIVPVIAKADTLTLEERVYFKQRITADLLSNGIDVYPQKEFDEDLEDRLVNEKFREMIPFAVVGSDHEYQVNGKRILGRKTKWGTIEVENTTHCEFAYLRDLLIRTHMQNIKDITSSIHFEAYRVKRLNEGNSAMSNGVEEKEPEEAQEM; the protein is encoded by the exons ATGGCCGACACCCCCAGAGATGTCGGGCTCAAGCAGGCGCCCGTGCCTCGGAACGAGAAGGCCCCTGTGGACTTCGGCTACGTGGGGATCGACTCCATCCTGGAGCAGATGCGCAGGAAGGCCATGAAGCAGGGCTTCGAGTTCAACATCATGGTGGTCG GGCAGAGCGGCTTGGGGAAGTCCACCTTGATCAACACCCTCTTCAAATCCAAAATCAGCCGAAAGTCGGTGCAGCCCACCTCAGAGGAGCGCATCCCCAAGACGATTGAGATCAAGTCCATCACGCATG ATATCGAGGAGAAAGGTGTCCGCATGAAGCTGACGGTCATTGACACGCCAGGGTTCGGTGACCACATCAACAATGAGAACTG CTGGCAGCCCATTATGAAGTTCATCAATGACCAATACGAGAAGTATCTACAGGAGGAGGTCAACATCAACCGGAAGAAGCGCATCCCGGACACGCGCGTCCACTGCTGCTTGTACTTCATTCCTGCCACCGGCCACTC CCTCAGGCCCCTGGACATCGAGTTCATGAAACGCCTGAGCAAAGTGGTTAACATCGTTCCGGTCATTGCCAAGGCTGACACGCTGACCCTGGAGGAGAGGGTCTACTTCAAGCAGCGG ATCACTGCGGACCTGCTGTCCAATGGCATCGATGTGTACCCCCAGAAGGAGTTTGACGAGGACTTGGAGGACAGGCTGGTGAACGAGAAATTCCGG GAGATGATCCCTTTCGCCGTGGTGGGCAGTGATCACGAGTACCAAGTGAATGGGAAGAGGATCCTTGGGAGGAAAACCAAATGGGGCACCATTGAAG TCGAGAATACCACACACTGTGAGTTCGCCTACCTGCGGGACCTGCTCATCAG GACGCACATGCAGAACATCAAGGACATCACCAGTAGCATCCACTTCGAGGCCTACCGGGTGAAGCGCCTGAATGAGGGCAACAGCGCCATGTCCAACGGGGTCGAGGAGAAGGAGCCAGAAGAAGCCCAGGAGATGTag